A genomic region of Alligator mississippiensis isolate rAllMis1 chromosome 4, rAllMis1, whole genome shotgun sequence contains the following coding sequences:
- the SOCS2 gene encoding suppressor of cytokine signaling 2 — protein sequence MEELRRAGWYWGNMSVAEAKERLQDAPEGTFLVRDSSHSEYLLTISVKTSAGPTNLRIEYQDGKFRLDSITCVRSRLKQFNSVVHLIEYYVLMCKDRSGSETTSNGTVHLYLNKPLYTSAPSLQHRCRITINKYTSKIWELPLPTRLKEYLKEYQYQDYSY from the coding sequence GGTGGTACTGGGGCAATATGAGTGTTGCTGAAGCTAAAGAGAGATTACAAGATGCCCCTGAAGGGACTTTCTTGGTTAGAGACAGCTCACATTCAGAGTACCTATTGACTATCTCAGTGAAAACTTCCGCAGGACCAACAAATCTGCGTATAGAATATCAGGACGGCAAATTCAGGCTGGACTCTATCACCTGTGTCAGATCAAGACTTAAACAGTTCAACAGTGTGGTCCATCTGATTGAGTACTATGTCCTCATGTGCAAGGATAGAAGTGGGTCTGAAACAACGTCAAATGGAACAGTGCATCTTTATTTGAACAAACCCCTCTATACTTCAGCTCCATCCCTGCAACATCGCTGTAGGATAACTATAAACAAATATACAAGTAAGATCTGGGAACTGCCTTTACCAACACGACTAAAAGAGTACTTGAAAGAGTATCAATACCAG